DNA sequence from the Chitinivorax sp. PXF-14 genome:
GTCCGGAGTCGAGTGGTGCGAGCTCAACGTGCTCGATGATCTCGACCGCGCGGTCAATCTCGGGGTGCTGACGCTGCCCGCGCTTGCGGTGGATGGCGAGTTGGTGTTCACCGCGCTGCCGACAGCCGAGCAGCTCGTTGCCGAACTGCGTAGGCGCGATGGGGGGGAGCGCGGCCATGGAGCTTGAGACGCTACGGCAGCTCGCCTCTCAGAGCGTGGGGGTCGCCAGCGGCATCAGCCTGCTGGCCGGGCTGCTGTTCAGCGTGAGTCCCTTGGCGATCGCCGCGTTGCCGGTGCCACTTGCCTACGTCACCCGCGCCCGTGCGCCAAGCGAGGCGGCCCGTTACGGCCTGGCCTTCATCGGCGGTCTGATCGCCACACATGCGTTGTTGGGTGCCGTGGCAGGACTCGGCGGTCAAGGGGTGCAAGCGCTGGCAGGGCGCTGGTGGGGCTTGCTGCTCGGCCCCTGGCTGATCGTCTTGGGCCTGCTGTGGACCGGGTGGATCAAGCTGCCGTTGCCGCGGATCGGATTCAGCGCCAAGCGGGTCGGCAGCGGCTGGGGCGCGTTCGCGCTTGGCATTCCGTTCTCGGTCGCCGTCTGCCCATCCTGCGCTCCGGCGCTCGTCGTGCTGGTTGGCGCGGCGGCAGCCAGCGGCTCGCCGCTTTCCGGCGCGGCGATGTTGATCAGTTTCGCCATCGGCCGCGCGATTCCCCTGGCCTTGGCGACGGTCGCTATGGAGTGGATCGAGCAGATGAAACCGCTTACGCGGTTTCGCCGAACTTTTGAGCTGGCCGGCAGCCTGCTGCTGATCGTCACCGGCCTGTATCTGCTCAATGGCTACTTTGTCATTTTTCCTTGGCTGACTTGGTAGGAGAACAACGATGAACTTCGACCCCTCGCAATCAGGGCAACGACGCGTCACTTGGCTGACGCTGTTTGCCTCGACCGGCACGCTGGTCTGTTGCGCACTGCCAATCCTGTTCGTCTCACTCGGTTTGGGCGCAACCGTCGCGGCGATCACCAGTACCGCTCCCTTCCTGGTCTCGCTGGCCATGCACAAAGCCTGGGTGTTCGCAGGCTCGGGGCTGATGCTGCTGGTTTCCGGCTGGCTGCTCTACCGGCCCGGACGCGCTTGCCCGAGTGATCCGGAACTGGGCCGTTTGTGCGAGCGCGCCGACCGCTGGAACCGCCGGATTCATGGCATCTCGGCAGCGGTCTGGAGCATCGGATTCTTCGCCGCCTATCTGGCGCTGCCGATCCGTACCTGGCTCGGGGTCTGAGCCACCTATTCATTCTCGAAGGAAAGCATCATGCACAAGCTTCATCTGAAACACGTCGCAGCGGTCTTGGCGCTCTGCCTGCCGATTCTGACCTTCGGCGCCGAGCGCCAGGTGGTGGACATCGCGGTCAAGGGCATGACCTGCCCGTTCTGCGCCTACGGGCTGGAGAAGAACCTCGTCAAGGCGAGCGAGGTCGAGCAGGCGAGCGCGAGCTTGAAAGAGCAGAAGGTGCACATCGTACTCAAGCCCGGCGCGCAACCCGACATCAGACGCTACAAGCAGCTCATCCATGATGCGGGCTTTACGCCGGGCGAGGCCAAGGTCTCCAAGGAGGAAGTCAAATGAACGCCCCCCCCAACGGCATCCCTGTACTGGCCCTCCTTTGCGCCTGGGCAAGCGCCGCCGGTGCCGCGCCGCTCACCTTCAACACGGCTCTGCCCATTTCCAAGGACGAGTGGATTCTGCGCGAGCAGTTCGTCTACATGAAGAGCACCGACGATCCGACGCCGATGAACCGCCGCATGGAGGTTTCCGGTCTGATGTCCATGTTGGGGTATGGCGTCACCCGCGACTTCGCGGTCTTTGCGGTGCTGCCTTATGCCGACAAGCGGCTGTCGATGAACATGGGCGGCCAGACCGTCAAGCGCAGCGAGACGGGTTTCGGCGATGCGATGTTCATGGGCCGCTACACGGCCTTTGAAGCCAACGCGGCAGGGCATACTTTCCGCGTCGCGCCGTTTCTTGGCGTCAAGGTGCCTACCGGCGACGACCATGCGTCCGATGGCCCAGGACGGCTGCCGCCAATGCTTCAGCCAGGCTCGGGCTCGTGGGACTGGCAAGGCGGCGCGGTGGCGTCCTTTCAATCGTTGGATTGGGGCGCGGATGCCCAGCTTGCCTATCAATCGAATGGCGAAGCCAATGGCTTCCGGGCGGGTACGATTTCCCGATTCGATCTGTCGGTCCAGCGGCGGCTGTGGCCCGGCGTGCTGGGCGAAGGTGTCCCCAGCTTCCTGTATGGCGGGCTGGAGGCCAACCTCATTCATGTCACCAAGAATCGCGTGAACGGAACCGACGATCCAAACTCAGGCGGCACAACGCTGTACCTGACGCCCACCTTGCAATACGTTACCCGAAAATGGGTGCTTGAAGCCGGCATCCAAATTCCGGTGTCGCAGCGCTTGAACGGCACCGCACTCAAGAACGACTACATCCTGAGCACGGGGTTCCGGCGCAATTTTTAGCGGTACATGGAGTCGTCATGAACTGGCATATGCACAAGGACTCTTGGTCATTCATCCTCAAGCGCTACCTGCCGCGCCTGCTTCTTTTGAGTCTGGCCTGGGAAATCCTGCAACTACCGCTTTACACGCTGGCGTCCGAGCCCCGGGCCGCATGGGTTGCATACGCCATCGCGCATTGCACTGTGGGCGATGCAATGATCGGAACGGCAGCGTTGGTCGGTGCGCTAACGATCTGCCAAGCCAACGAACCAGCCCGCTGGCCGCGAGCAAAAATCGTCGTTTGGATGGTTCTGTTGACTGTTTCCTACACGATCTTGAGCGAACGCTACAACGTCGCACACGGCAGTTGGGCCTATTCCTCGTGGATGCCCATCATCCCCTTGATTGGCGTTGGCCTGTCGCCGCTGCTGCAATGGCTACTCATCCCGATTGCCGCGTGGCGATGGGCTCAAGACAAAAAAGACCCGTGTAGTTGAAGCGGATGACCGGTTCCCAAACCGTCATCGTGGTCAGCGCATGCGTTCTTGATCTTCACCCTTCCGATTTTCCGCCTCCCTTCGACGTGCCGAAAAGAACGCTCCTGTCGGCAACGACCCGCTGCCGACAGGGATTGCACGAGCGCAAGATAGTCACATCACGCGCTGGAGTCCTCGCTCGCTTGTTGCGGCATGCGGCGCGGCCGACGCATCAGCCGGTATGCCGCCGGAATCACGAACATTGACAGCAGCGGCGCAGTGATCATCCCGCCAACCATCGGCGCAGCAATGCGGCTCATCACCTCGGAGCCGGTACCGCTGCCCAACAGGATGGGCAGGAGACCGGCGAGGATCACCGCTACCGTCATCGCCTTGGGGCGCACGCGCAGCACCGCGCCCTGACGGATGGCCTGGTCGAGGACGTGCTCGTTCATCGCCATGCCATGCTCTTCACGTTCAGCGATGGCCTGCTTGAGGTACAGCAGCATCACCACGCCGAATTCCGCCGAGACGCCCGCCAAGGCGATGAAGCCCACGCCGGTGGCCACCGACAGGTTGTAGCCGGCCAGGTAGAGGAACCACACGCCGCCCACCAAGGCGAATGGCAAGGTCGCCATGATGAGCAGCGCGTCGTCGAAGCGCCGGAACGTCAGGTACAGCAGCACGAAGATAATCAACAACGTCGCTGGCACCACCAGCTTGAGCCGTGCATTGGCGCGCTCCATGTACTCGAACTGCCCGGAATAGGCCAGGCTCATCCCCGGTTGCAGCTTCACTTTGTCGGTGACGGCGGCGCGCAGATCGGCCACCACCGAAGCCAGGTCGCGCCCACGCACGTCCACGTACACCCAGCCCGAGGGGCGCGCGTTTTCGCTCTTGAGCATCGGCGGGCCATCGCTGACCCGGACATTGGCGACCGTGCCCAAGGTGATCTGCTGCCCCATGTCGGTCAGGATCGGCAGGTTGCGCAGGCCGTCCAACGAATCACGCAGCTCGCGCGGATAGCGCACGCTGATCGGATAGCGCGCCAGTCCCTCGACCGTTTCCCCGACGTTCTCGCCGCCGATGGCGGACGAAACGATGGACTGCACGTCGGCGATATTGAGGCCGTAGCGTGCGGCGGTTGCACGATTGATCTCGACATCGACGTAGCGTCCGCCGGTCAAGCGCTCGGCCAGAGCCGAGCTGACGCCGGGCACCGTCTTGGCGACTTGCTCAACCTGTTGCGCCACCTGGTCGATTTCAGCCAGGTTGGTGCCGGACACCTTGACCCCAATCGGGCTCTTGATGCCGGTGGCCAGCATGTCGATGCGGTTGCGGATCGGCGGCACCCAGATGTTGGCCAGGCCCGGCACCTTGACCACGCGGTCCAGCTCATCGACGAGCTTGGAAGGCGTCATACCCGGACGCCATTGCTCACGCGGCTTGAACTGGATCGTGGTCTCGAACATTTCCATCGGTGCGGGGTCGGTGGCGCTCTCGGCACGGCCAGCCTTGCCGAATACGCTCGCCACCTCGGGCACGGTCTTAATGAGCCGGTCTGTCTGCTGCAACAACTCGCCCGCCTTGGCCGCCGACAGCCCCGGCAAAGCGGAAGGCATGTAGAGCAGGTCGCCCTCATCGAGCGGCGGCATGAATTCGCCGCCCAGTCGAGTGATCGGCCAGACAGTGGTCAACAAGGCCAGCGCCGCGAGCGCAAGCGTCGTTTTCGGATGCCTGAGCACCCGGTCAAGCCAGGGGCTGTAGCGGCGGATCAACCAGCGATTGAGCGGGTTCTTGTGCTCGCCCGGGATGCGCCCACGTATCCAGTAGCCCATCAGCACCGGGATCAACGTCACCGACAGGCCCGCCGCCGCCGCCATCGCGTAGGTCTTGGTCAAGGCTAGCGGCCCAAACAGGCGGCCCTCCTGGGCCTGCAAGGTGAACACCGGGATGAAAGACAGGGTGATGATCAGCAGCGAGAAGAACAGCGCTGGGCCGACCTCGGCCGCCGCCTCTCCCATCACGCGCCAATGCGCCTCACCCTGCAGGCGTTCGCTGGGATGGTGGTGCCGCCACGCCTCGATATGCTTGTGGGCGTTCTCGATCATGACCACCGCTGCATCGACCATGGCGCCGATGGCGATGGCAATGCCGCCCAGCGACATGATGTTGGCATTGACGCCCTGGTAGCGCATCACGATGAAGGCCATCATCACGCCCAGCGGCAAGGACACGATGGCCACCAGCGCCGAACGCAGATGCCATAGGAAGATGCCGCAAACGACCGCGACCACCAGAAACTCTTCGAGCAGCTTGTGTGAAAGGTTGTCGATGGCGCGGTCGATCAGCTGGCTGCGGTCGTAGGTTGGCACGACCTCGACGCCGGCAGGTAGGCTCTTTTGCAATTCGGCGAGCTTGACCTTGACAGCCGCAATGGTTTCGCGAGCGTTTTTGCCCGAGCGCAGGATCACCACACCACCAGCGACTTCGCCTTGACCGTTCAATTCGGCGATGCCGCGTCGCATCTCCGGCCCGAGCTGGATCGTCGCCACGTCGCCCAAAGTCACCGGTACGCCGGCCTGCGCGGTGGCAAGCGGAATGGCCCGGAAATCGTCCAGCGTTTTCAGGTAGCCCGCAGCCCGCACCATGAACTCTGTCTCCGCCAGTTCGAGCACCGAGCCACCGGTCTCTTGGTTGGCTTTCTGGATCGCCTCGATGACCTTGGCCTGCGGGATGCGGTAGGCCGCCAGCTTTACGGGATCGAGCACGACCTGATACTGTTTGACCATGCCGCCGATGGAGGCGACCTCCGAGACATTGGGCAGACTTTTCAGCTCGTACTTCAGGAACCAGTCCTGCAAGCTGCGCAGTTGCGACAGATCGTGCTTACCCGTCTTGTCGATCAATGCGTACTCGTAAATCCAGCCGACGCCCGTGGCGTCCGGCCCGAGCGAAGCGCGCGCGCCGGCCGGCAAGCGACCTTGCACCTGGTTCAGGTATTCCAGTACGCGCGAACGCGCCCAGTACAGGTCGGTGCCATCCTCGAACAGCACATAGACGAAGGAGTCGCCAAAGAACGAGTAACCGCGCACGGTCTTGGCCCCCGGTACCGACAGCATGGTGGTTGCCAGCGGGTAGGTGACCTGGTTCTCGACGATCTGTGGTGCCTGGCCGGGATAGCTGGTGCGGATGATGACCTGCACGTCCGATAGGTCGGGTAGCGCATCGACCGGCGTGGTCGTCACCGCCCAGATACCCCAGGCCGCCAGGAACAGGGTAGTGAGCAGCACCAGGAAGCGGTTGGCAATCGACCAATGGATCAGTTTTTCGATCATGGCGCGCTCCCGGTTTTGCCGATTTGCTCGAGGACATAGCCACCATCGCCCTGCCTGAAACCGAAATGCACGCGGTCACCTGGCTTGACGCCAGCCAAGAGATTCGGCCGGGCGAGCTGGAAAGGCATCGTCATTGCGCCCCAGCCCAGAGACTTGACCGGCCCATGCGATAGGGTGATCTCGTTGCCGGAGATTGACTCGACCTTGCCATCTGCTTCATTGAGGGTACTGGCAGCGGATGCCGCGGGTTGCGCTGCTGGCGAGACCCCGCCTCCCTCGGACAACCGCGCCAACACGCCTTTCAAGCTGGCTTCCGAGTCGATCAGGAACTGCCCGGAAGCAACGACGCTTTGTCCTTCGCGCAAACCGTCGAGCACGGCAATCTTGCCTCCGGCTTCCTGGCCGAGCTTGACCTCGACCGGCTGAAAACGCCCACCATCCAGGGACAGCAACACGACATTTCGGGTGCCAGTGCGAATCACCGCTTCGCTCGGCACCAACAAGGCTTGAGCACCGTTGTCCGCAGTCAGATTGATCTGTGCAAACATGCCAGCGCGCAGACGCCCGTCATGGTTGGCCAGTTCGACGCGTACACGCACGGTCCGACTTTCCAGGTTGGTTTCTGGCAGCACCGCAATGACCTTGCCGGTCAGCCGTTGACCGGGATAGGCCGCCAGCGAGGCGCTGACCGGGGTGCCTCCCCCGACTTTGCCCGCCAGCGCCTCAGGAACCGCTGCTTCTAGCCAGACCGGATTGAGACCGTTGATCTTCGCCAGCGGCATGCCCGCTGCGAGCGACATACCCGCGCGCACGTCCAGGGTCTGGATGACGCCTGAGACGGGCGAAGTGACCGTGAACAGTGGGTGCACTTGGCCCGTCGATTCGACCTGTGCGATCAACTCGGCCGGCATGCCCAGGAGCTTCAGCCGCTCGCGTGCCGCCTGCGTCAACGCCGCGTCGCCGGAGCTGCGTAACGCCAGAAATTCAGTCTGCGCCCCCGCCCAGTCCGGCACCAGCAGGTCGGCCAGCGGCGCGCCTGTGGCGATCACATCGCCTGGTGCGCGCCCGTAGACGCGCTCGACGAACCCGGCCGTGCGGGCTTGCACCACGGCAACCTGACGTTCGTTCCATTGCACGTTACCGACTGCGGCCACGGGCGCGGCCAGTGTCCCGCGTTCCACCTTGGCAAGCCGCAGGCCCAGGTTCTGAGTCACGCTGGGGTCGATCTTGATGCTGGCCGCGTCACCGCCTTCGTCGGCGTACTTGGCGACCAGTTGCATGTCCATGAAAGGCGACTTCCCCGGCTTGTCGAAATGCTGGTTGGGCACCATCGGGTCATACCAGTACAGCACTTTGCGACCTTGCGCCGCGTTCGCCGCTGGGTTAGCCGCAGCAGCCATTCCCTCCACGCTGGTTCGATGCGAGGCCAGCCAGTAGCCTGTGCCGCCGCCGATGCCAGCAAACAGGACGGCCACCGTCGCCACCGTCACCACAGATCGTTTGTTCCCGTTCATTGCCAGTCCTCCCCATAGGCGTAATGAAGTCGCGCGCCAGCGCGGGCCTGTCCGGCTTCCAGTTCAACGATGCGCAGGCGTTGTTCGATGCGCTCGCGGCGGGCCGCCAATACCGCAGACAGATCGCCTTTGCCAGCTTGGTAACTGGCGGTTTGCAGCGCCACTTTTTGCTCTGCCAGCGGTAGCGCAATCTGCTTGGCGCGTTCGAGCTGGCGGCTGAGTGCGTCGTACTCGGCCAACAGGTTCTCCAGTTCAGTGGCTTGGGTTCGCAACATGCCTTCCCGCTCGGCATCGATACGATCCAATTCGCGCTGCTTGGCGGCGATCAACGGGTCTTGCCGCGTGGCCGGTGACACCGGTAGGTCGAAGGTGAACTGGATCGACACCATGTTGCCGAATTGCGGCGCGCGGCGTTGATAAGCCAGCTCGACACCCCAATCGGACTTCTTCATGGACTGGGCTTCCGTGACTTCGGCCTGCGCCTTGCGCGTCTCGGCCGCGAAGGCCAGCAATTCCGGGTGCTGCTGCAGGTGTCCACGCAGGTGTTGTGCGTTCACCTCGAATGCAGGCGGGGCACCGACCAAGCCATCGTCGGCACCGCCGCCGATGAGCTGACGCAGCTTTGCACTGGCTTGCATCAGGTCGCGCGCCAAGTCGTCGCGGCTGTCAGCCAGTTGGGCGGCTTCTTGTTTGGGAGCCACCGCGTCGGCGGCCTGGGCGCGACCGCTGGCGATCTGCGCTTGGACGATTTGCCCCAACAGGGTGTTTTCGTGGTCTAAGTCGGCAAACAGCGCTTGCTTGCGTTGCAGGTAGTACAGATCAAGCCAGGCCAGGGCGGCGTCGCGTCGCACCGCGAGACGATCCACGCGCCGCTGGGCAGACGCCACATCCACGCTCGCAGCGGCCACCGCCTCGCGGGCGCGTCGCTTGTCCGCATTAGGCACCTCCTGCATCACGCCGATCTTCTGCATTGTCATGAAATCGGCTTGCAAGCGCCCCGCATCGGGGCCAGACACCGGGAAGTTGTCGATGCCGGCGAAGACCTTGGGATCGGGCAAGGCTCCGGCCGGGATGGCCGCCGAACGGGCGGCATCGATTGCGGCGGCATTTGCCGCCAGTTTGGGGGATTGGCGCTCAGCAAGATCGAGCGCCGAGGTGAAACTCAAAGGGGCGGCCTGGGCAAGGCTCGCCAGTCCGGCCAACACGGGCAGGACGGTTCTTCGTATTAGGGAATACATCTCCAACTCCATGACGGATCGGTGCGCACCCGCGCACGAACGCCCTGTCGGCAAGGCCGCAGGGCTACCAAGTCAAGGGATTAGAGCGAGCGGGGAGGTCGCCACAACCCGCGTGGGTCGTGGGAGGGGAGCGTCGAGTCCGGCAAGGCGATAACGACCTGCGACGCATCCGGGAGAAGAGGAGAGGCCGAAGCGGCAGGGACCACCGCGCAGGCACTGCACACCTTGCATTCTTGGCCAGGTTTGCAGGCGTGAGGCTTGGCCTTGTCCAGCATGCCGTGGTCGCAGCAGTCGTGCATGGTCATCGCAGCCATGCTGTCGTTGCTCGACTGCATCGGGCATTCGGTTGCCTGGGACGTGATGATCCCTGCCGTTGCCACGAAGGGAACGGCAAGCGATATCAGCACAACCAAGATAAACCGAACGAATACCATTACTCGCCTATAAAGCCCGGATCTTGAAAATAGATCTTTGTTGCTGAATTAGGGCATGGCTTATTATCACATGATGCCCCCCCAGCGCGATCCAAACAGTTCATAGGGCCAGACTCATTGCCCATGCCACACCGGCAGCCAGCGGCAGGGTCAAAACCCAGGACAACAAGACGTTGCGCAGTGCATGCCAATCCAGCGTGCTCGAGCTGGCCCCCACCCCGGCAATCGCGCCAACCGAGACGTGTGTCGTCGACACCGGCAGCCCGAGCTTGCTGGCGAACAGTACCAGAGACGCCGTGATCAGGTTGGCGGCGAGACCCGAGGTGTGATCCATTCGGGTGACGCGCTGGCTCATGGTTTGCGCCACCTTTTTTGCGAACAGCACGCCGCCCAATGCCATGGCCAGGGCAATCAAGACCACCGAGCCTTGAGAAGCTCCGAGGCTGTGTGCCAACAGCAGCAAGGCGACCAGCTTCGGCGTGTCGTTCACTCCGCGCGCGAGGCAGATAGCCATAGCCGACCCGACATGCAAGCGGTCAAGATACTTGCTGATCGAAAAACGGACAGGCATCGCC
Encoded proteins:
- a CDS encoding thioredoxin family protein; amino-acid sequence: MKIELFYVPGCAQCGTTTAALKAAAQAVSGVEWCELNVLDDLDRAVNLGVLTLPALAVDGELVFTALPTAEQLVAELRRRDGGERGHGA
- a CDS encoding cytochrome c biogenesis CcdA family protein — translated: MELETLRQLASQSVGVASGISLLAGLLFSVSPLAIAALPVPLAYVTRARAPSEAARYGLAFIGGLIATHALLGAVAGLGGQGVQALAGRWWGLLLGPWLIVLGLLWTGWIKLPLPRIGFSAKRVGSGWGAFALGIPFSVAVCPSCAPALVVLVGAAAASGSPLSGAAMLISFAIGRAIPLALATVAMEWIEQMKPLTRFRRTFELAGSLLLIVTGLYLLNGYFVIFPWLTW
- a CDS encoding heavy metal-associated domain-containing protein — encoded protein: MHKLHLKHVAAVLALCLPILTFGAERQVVDIAVKGMTCPFCAYGLEKNLVKASEVEQASASLKEQKVHIVLKPGAQPDIRRYKQLIHDAGFTPGEAKVSKEEVK
- a CDS encoding transporter; this encodes MNAPPNGIPVLALLCAWASAAGAAPLTFNTALPISKDEWILREQFVYMKSTDDPTPMNRRMEVSGLMSMLGYGVTRDFAVFAVLPYADKRLSMNMGGQTVKRSETGFGDAMFMGRYTAFEANAAGHTFRVAPFLGVKVPTGDDHASDGPGRLPPMLQPGSGSWDWQGGAVASFQSLDWGADAQLAYQSNGEANGFRAGTISRFDLSVQRRLWPGVLGEGVPSFLYGGLEANLIHVTKNRVNGTDDPNSGGTTLYLTPTLQYVTRKWVLEAGIQIPVSQRLNGTALKNDYILSTGFRRNF
- a CDS encoding efflux RND transporter permease subunit; amino-acid sequence: MIEKLIHWSIANRFLVLLTTLFLAAWGIWAVTTTPVDALPDLSDVQVIIRTSYPGQAPQIVENQVTYPLATTMLSVPGAKTVRGYSFFGDSFVYVLFEDGTDLYWARSRVLEYLNQVQGRLPAGARASLGPDATGVGWIYEYALIDKTGKHDLSQLRSLQDWFLKYELKSLPNVSEVASIGGMVKQYQVVLDPVKLAAYRIPQAKVIEAIQKANQETGGSVLELAETEFMVRAAGYLKTLDDFRAIPLATAQAGVPVTLGDVATIQLGPEMRRGIAELNGQGEVAGGVVILRSGKNARETIAAVKVKLAELQKSLPAGVEVVPTYDRSQLIDRAIDNLSHKLLEEFLVVAVVCGIFLWHLRSALVAIVSLPLGVMMAFIVMRYQGVNANIMSLGGIAIAIGAMVDAAVVMIENAHKHIEAWRHHHPSERLQGEAHWRVMGEAAAEVGPALFFSLLIITLSFIPVFTLQAQEGRLFGPLALTKTYAMAAAAGLSVTLIPVLMGYWIRGRIPGEHKNPLNRWLIRRYSPWLDRVLRHPKTTLALAALALLTTVWPITRLGGEFMPPLDEGDLLYMPSALPGLSAAKAGELLQQTDRLIKTVPEVASVFGKAGRAESATDPAPMEMFETTIQFKPREQWRPGMTPSKLVDELDRVVKVPGLANIWVPPIRNRIDMLATGIKSPIGVKVSGTNLAEIDQVAQQVEQVAKTVPGVSSALAERLTGGRYVDVEINRATAARYGLNIADVQSIVSSAIGGENVGETVEGLARYPISVRYPRELRDSLDGLRNLPILTDMGQQITLGTVANVRVSDGPPMLKSENARPSGWVYVDVRGRDLASVVADLRAAVTDKVKLQPGMSLAYSGQFEYMERANARLKLVVPATLLIIFVLLYLTFRRFDDALLIMATLPFALVGGVWFLYLAGYNLSVATGVGFIALAGVSAEFGVVMLLYLKQAIAEREEHGMAMNEHVLDQAIRQGAVLRVRPKAMTVAVILAGLLPILLGSGTGSEVMSRIAAPMVGGMITAPLLSMFVIPAAYRLMRRPRRMPQQASEDSSA
- a CDS encoding efflux RND transporter periplasmic adaptor subunit translates to MNGNKRSVVTVATVAVLFAGIGGGTGYWLASHRTSVEGMAAAANPAANAAQGRKVLYWYDPMVPNQHFDKPGKSPFMDMQLVAKYADEGGDAASIKIDPSVTQNLGLRLAKVERGTLAAPVAAVGNVQWNERQVAVVQARTAGFVERVYGRAPGDVIATGAPLADLLVPDWAGAQTEFLALRSSGDAALTQAARERLKLLGMPAELIAQVESTGQVHPLFTVTSPVSGVIQTLDVRAGMSLAAGMPLAKINGLNPVWLEAAVPEALAGKVGGGTPVSASLAAYPGQRLTGKVIAVLPETNLESRTVRVRVELANHDGRLRAGMFAQINLTADNGAQALLVPSEAVIRTGTRNVVLLSLDGGRFQPVEVKLGQEAGGKIAVLDGLREGQSVVASGQFLIDSEASLKGVLARLSEGGGVSPAAQPAASAASTLNEADGKVESISGNEITLSHGPVKSLGWGAMTMPFQLARPNLLAGVKPGDRVHFGFRQGDGGYVLEQIGKTGSAP
- a CDS encoding TolC family protein; amino-acid sequence: MELEMYSLIRRTVLPVLAGLASLAQAAPLSFTSALDLAERQSPKLAANAAAIDAARSAAIPAGALPDPKVFAGIDNFPVSGPDAGRLQADFMTMQKIGVMQEVPNADKRRAREAVAAASVDVASAQRRVDRLAVRRDAALAWLDLYYLQRKQALFADLDHENTLLGQIVQAQIASGRAQAADAVAPKQEAAQLADSRDDLARDLMQASAKLRQLIGGGADDGLVGAPPAFEVNAQHLRGHLQQHPELLAFAAETRKAQAEVTEAQSMKKSDWGVELAYQRRAPQFGNMVSIQFTFDLPVSPATRQDPLIAAKQRELDRIDAEREGMLRTQATELENLLAEYDALSRQLERAKQIALPLAEQKVALQTASYQAGKGDLSAVLAARRERIEQRLRIVELEAGQARAGARLHYAYGEDWQ